CGAAATGTGCGGGTGGTGAATGAAAATGGGCTTTATTTCACATGTTATTTTAGACTTTTATACAGTGCGTACACTCTTTGTATCCACTTATTTCCCGATACGCCATATTTGTTCTAGCAATATACTTACAACAGTACCTACAAATAAACCATTCCCGAATATATATTGCATAACAGACGGCAAGGACTGGAGCGCTCCAGACGGTAAAAACATAACGCCGCTGCCAAATAATACTGCAACGCCTAAAATTGTTACATTCCTTTCATTAAGCTCCACTTGTTTTATATTATTTAACCCAATTCCAATTAACTGTACGAAAGAAGCCATTAAAACCGCAGATGCAACAGCGGATGGTAAAGATGCTAAATAACGAATAATACTTGGAAACAGCGACATTACGACTAGTAACATACATGCTAGTAAGAACGATCGTATATATTTTTGTTTCGTTAAACGTATAAATCCTGCCGTTGCCGGTAACGGCACGACACCTACAGTTGAAAATACAGAAGAAATGATATGCGAAATGCCTCCAACCCACGTACCATCCTTCAACTGTTTCTGCTCAATAGTCCCTTTTTGAATAGTAGCTTGATTAATTGCAATAATAGCTGCCACTGTATTTGAAACTAAAATACATACCATAACGAAACTTGATACCGCCATACCTGTATTCCATTTTGGAAGTCCCCAAGCAAATATTTGCGGAAGTTGCACAAAATGAGTTACTTGAGATGAAATCGTCACTTTTCCTGCAATTAGAAAAAGAATCCACCCACTAATTAATCCTATTAAAACCGCATAACTTTTGACAAAACCTTTTCCAAAATTAGATAGTATAATAACGAAAAGAAATATACTAAACGCAATTATCGCTGTAAATCCATCAATTTGAGAAGCAGTAGCAGTAATTCCTAACATCCCTTTTAGGAATACACCGCTTAATTGTAAACATAATAAAAGTAAAAACGTCCCTGTCACAATCGGCGTAAATAAAAATAAAATACGTCCGATAAAACCTGTTACGCCTAATCCTATTAAAATAACACCGGAAATTATCATTCCTAATTCTAAAATTTGCAACGTACTATGTAATTGATCTTGTCCGGCCGTTGCGTAAGCAAGTACAGTAAATACGCCAACCCAAGATCCAGCTGGTCCGTCCGCAATTGGGAGTCTATGTCCAAGCCATCCTTGTAAAAAAGAAGATATACCAACTACAAAAAATGTACGCTGCATTAAATAAAATATTTCTTCCGTCGTAAGATGAAATAATCCGCCAACGACAATTGGTAATGCGATTGAATTCGCTAATAAAAATATAAACCATTGCAAAGTTCCCATAATATGATTTTGGTTATGTTGATTGTCCAAATTTTTCATCCCTTCCATATATTTCACACAGAAATACACGCTATACTATTACGTAGCTTTTCGAAACAACTCTTTTTGTCCTTTCGATTTCTTCCCGTATCCAAATGTTGCAGTGTAAACTCCACAAACGATAAAAACAGCTCCAATTATTTGAATGGCTGTTACACTTTTTTGCAATATAATATACCCTACCACCATCGTAACGAATGGTTCTAAATTTAAAAACATAGCTGCTGTTGATGCTTGTGCTTTTCTCAATTGATTATTCCAAACTAATGTGCAAATTCCATGCATAAGTATTGCCGTCACAATGAGAAGCGACCAACTCTCTATAGAGTATTTCAACGTTATGTGAGAAAAGGTAAAAGCAAGAAACGGTAGCATAATTAAAAAACCAAAAATTGAAGAAAAGAATGTAATAAAAAACATATCATCTCTATTCCCCAATTTCCGAATTAAAACGATAGATAAGGAAAAAGATAGCATCGTTATAAAAATCCATATTAACCCTTCTGAAAAGACGAACCTCTGCCCAACACCAATTACAAAAAACACTCCAAAAGTAGCAATCCCTCCCCCTATTACTAACTTAGCTGTTAACGGTTCGTTTAAAATAAATACTGCTAGAATAGAAGTCATAACAGGAGTAAGTGCTAATATTAGCGCAGCTGTTGTTGGATCTGCGGTTTGTAACCCTTCATAAAAAGACCATTGATTAATCGCGACACCTATGATTCCAATTAATAATACACTTTTCATTTCACTCTTTTCTATATATAAGTCTTTCTTACACATAATAGCGTATGCTAGAAAAAACAAATTAATAAATAGTAAGCGAAGTGTTGTTAACAACACCGGATGAAATGTATTTACTAAAATCGCACCAAATATAAAATTACTCCCCCAAACTACTACACATATAAACAGTAATATATATGTACGTGTCACCTATTCCCCTCCTTTTCTCGTAAAAAAGAAGGATTCCTATTCTTTCATTAGGAACCCTTGAAAAAAAATATATAAATTAGGGAGATACGTAAATTAAATCAATACTCCTTGAACATGTTGCAAGGAACCTGCTACTATTTTTCCGTCTCTCATTACAGCTGGTCGCTTTGCTCGTCTAGCAATCGCTTCTGCTGAACAAGTAGCTTGTAAGAAGACGAAATCAGCTTTATCTCCTACTTTAGGCCAAACTTGATTTCCTTCTTGATCCAATGGCGTTTTTCCACCTGTAATATACGCTAAAGAAGAAGCTAAAGACTTCTCATCCATCCAGCGATACTTTTCTGCTAAACGCCCTACTCTTTCAAAAATATCAGCATTTCCAAATGGCCCCCATGAATCAAACATACTATCGCAACCTAAAGAAATGGGAACACCCTTTTCTGTCAGTAATGGTACTGGCGGCATATTTCTGTTAATTGGTACTGTCGTAATAATAGACATTCCTCTTTCAGCTAATAAGTCTGCCATATCTGCTCCTTCTTCTTTAGATACATCCCCTAGGCTAAACGCATGACTGACTGCAACACGTCCGTCCCAACTAGCCTCCTCTGTATACTGAGCTAACTTTTTAATTGTATAAATACCTAAATGCCCTGCATCATGTAAATGCAAATCAACATCAGCATTTGCCTCTACAGCGATTTCCATCATATCAAAAAGTGATTTTTCAATATTATTATCTACAGTAGCTGGATCTACACCACCTACTAAAGTTGCGCCCATTTTCATCGCTTCTCTCATAAGAGAATGCGCTTCTGTACGAAGTAAACCATGCTGCGGGAATGCTACGATTTCATATGTAAACGCATCTTTCATATTCTCTAAAGTTTGACGTACAGATTCTAAGTTTTTAAGACCGATATACGGATCAATATTTACATGCGTTCGAATATGAGTCGAACCAGCATTTAAAATGTTTCTTAGTAATAACTCTGCTCTCTCTCCAGTTGTTTGAGCTAAAATCGGTAACTCCTGCTGTTCTAACTCTAATCTCTCAATAATATTTTTTACTGGTGTACATGCTTCCCATGGACCACCAAGTTTTGTCTTATCCAAGTGAAAATGATTTTCCACAAACGACGGAAGCACAAGCAATTCTTTCGCATCTTTCGTTTCATATTCTGTTTGAAGCGGTACATCCGCAAGTACAATCTTTTCAATCTTTCCATCTTGTATAAGTAAATGATGCAAAGCTGTTTCTGTACCTGTAACTACTTCATTATTAAACTTGTAACCTGTTTCTAATCGTACATTCGTTAACCAATACGCATTTTGCATTTCCATCATCCTCTCAAACAAGATTATTTATAGCCGTTTTTTCCAAACTACCAGCAACAACATTTCCTTTATATAAAACCGCACAGCGCTCTGTTTGTCTTGCTACTACCTCGGCTGAACATGATGCTTCTGTAAAGACGATATTTGCTTCATCCCCAATTTTTGGCCATTGACGATTTCCTTGATCATCTAATATAGATTTCCCACCCGTAATAAACTGAAGTGCTTTCCCTAAAGAGCGCTCATCAATCCATCTAAATCTCTCCGCTAGACAATTTGCCTTTTGCAACATATCTCCTGTCCCAAACGGAGACCAATGATCAGTTATACTATCGTTTCCTAGCGAAACTTTTACACCTTTACGATTTAATAACGGAACTGGAATTACATGTCTACTAACTGGAACTGTTGACGTTATATCAATACCTAATGCCGCAAGTCGTTCAGCCATTTCCCCCGCTTCTTCTACAGATACATCTCCAAGTCCAAGAGCATGACTAATCGTAACTCTTCCTTGCCACCCTGCTTCTTCTGTTAATGCAGCTAATCTCTTCATTGTAAATGTTCCGAGTTGATCCGCGTCATGTAAATGAATATCAATGTCTGAATCAAACTCTACTGCAATATCCATAATTGTATTCAATGATTTTTCAATATTACCATCTACTGTAGCTGGGTCTACTCCACCTACTAAATGAGCTCCCATACGCATAGCGTCTTTTACAAGCCCTACGGAATTACTTCGTAACAAACCGTGTTGCGGGAATGCTACAATTTTTGCTGATAACTTATCTTTATATGTTTCCAGTGCCGCAATCGTTGCTTCTAAATTCCCAAGACCAATTACAGGATCAATATTGCAATGTGTTCGAATATTTGTCGCTCCATTTTCAAGAAGTAATTGCAACATTTTCTCCGCTCTACTCTTTGCAGTTTCTAATTGCTTCGGAAGAATAGTTTGCTCCTCATGAATACGAGTGAATATACTCTTTACTGGTGTACACGCTTTCCATGGTCCACCATAATACGTCTTATCAATATGGATATGCATTTCTTCAAATGCTGGTAATGCCAGTAAACCATTTGCATTTACTACTTCACCATCTTGCTCTGATACAATTCCAGGTAATATGTTCGTAATCTTTCCATCTTCAATAAATAAACTACAAATTTCCGTTTCTGTACTTGTAATTCGTGATTCCTCATATACGTACCCACATTCAAGTTTTACATTCGTTAACCAATATTGTGATTTCACACTCACTTTGTCAATCTCCCTTCGCAATATGATTTTTCTACTTACAAACGAAACAAAAACAGATAAAAATTTCTATCAGTGTAAAATCATTTTTACACTGATAGAATTTTCTATTTTACTGTAGCTCTACACCTTCCAGTCGCAAATACCCAGATGGATCAATCCAAAATCCTTTTATATTTTTCGTAGTTGCCGCAATATGATTAATCCCTCGAATTGGTACTAGTAAAGCATCTTTTAATTCAATCTCTTGTAACTGTTTGTATAATTCTTTTCTCTTCGTCTCATCTTTTTCTTTTCTAGCTTCTTCTATTAATTTATCTACTTCCGGATTACTATAGAAAAATTGGTTACCAGTTGCTCCGTGTGAACTAGAATGGAATAAATTATATTGATTATAGTCACCATCACCTGTTGCGTTTCCCCATCCTCCAACAAACATCGCATGTTCTGATTTATTCGTTGCAGCTAAAAACGCACCATATTCCATAACTTTAATTTCTACATCAACGCCAATCCCTTTTAATTGAGATTGAATTACTTCCACTAACGCCATTCTAACTTTGCTGTCATTCGTCCAAATTGTTGTTTTAAATCCATTTGGATAACCAGCATCTGCTAATAATTTTTTCGCAGTATTAATGTCATACTTATATCCTTTTACGTCTTTCGTATAACCGAACACTTTAGGTGTCATTACGGAGTTTATTTCAGTCCCAACATTGTTATATACCCCTTTTAAAATCCCTTTCGTTTCAATTGCATGTGCAATCGCTTGACGAACGAGCGGATTGTCAAATGGCTTTTTCTCTACATTAAATCCAATATATTCTACACCTAAACCTTCATTTTCAATTAACTCCATGGATGGTGAATTTTTCACTCGCTCTACTTCAGTTACAGGTAAATTCTCTGCAATGTGAGCTTCACTAGTTTCGATCATTCCAATACGTGTTGCATCTTCTGGTACTACTTTGAATACAACTTCATCAACCTTTGCTTTCTCACCCCAATAATTTTTATTTTTTTCAAGTCGAATTTCTTCACCTGGTTTCCATGACTTAAAGGTATATGGACCTGTCCCAACTGGATGCTGCGCTAAGCCCTTCCCTTTTTCATCAATTGCTTTCGGACTTAAAATACTTCCTTCATTACTTGCGAAAATAGATAAAAGAGGTGAGTATGGGTATTTCAATATGAACTGTACTGTGTATTCATCAATTACTTTTATTTCTTGAATCATAGAATAAACAGTTGCTCGATTTGAACCTACTTTCGGGTCTAATACACGTTCAAAGTTTTTCTTTACTGCCTCAGCATTAAATGGTGCACCATCTTGGAATGTTACGCCTTGTTGCAACTTAAATTCCCAATTTAAATCATCAATTTGTTTCCATTCCTTTGCTAACATCGGCTTAAAATCCATGTTTTTATCTCGTTGTACAAGGTTTTCATACACTTTATGATACACAACACTTGCGGAAGGGATGTTTGTAATAAAATGTGGATCTAAATTATCAGCATCTGACAGTCTAGCAATTGTTAAAACGCCGCCTTCCTTTGTCCCTTTGCTTCCTGATCCTTCATTTCCTGTTTTCGCATTAGATGAACACCCCGCTAGAAAAACTGAAAGACATAAAATTGCGATAAAACAACTCACAAGTCCCCTTTTGAATCTCATCGCCCTTCCCCCTCCACTTTCTTTTATCTCTACATTCTAAAGTGAAACTTTAAGTCTAGCTTTCTATCCCCCTACTTTCTAATAGCAGATCACTTCACCACCCTCTCTTTTTCAAGTTTGTCTATGTATTTGTAATTATAAATAACTTTGTGGAAAAAGTTTTTAAACATCTTTACTTCTATTTGCACTTTCTTTACTATTTGAATTTTCTGAATTATTTTAAAACATCTTTACTTCTATTTGC
This genomic window from Bacillus anthracis str. Vollum contains:
- a CDS encoding purine/pyrimidine permease; its protein translation is MKNLDNQHNQNHIMGTLQWFIFLLANSIALPIVVGGLFHLTTEEIFYLMQRTFFVVGISSFLQGWLGHRLPIADGPAGSWVGVFTVLAYATAGQDQLHSTLQILELGMIISGVILIGLGVTGFIGRILFLFTPIVTGTFLLLLCLQLSGVFLKGMLGITATASQIDGFTAIIAFSIFLFVIILSNFGKGFVKSYAVLIGLISGWILFLIAGKVTISSQVTHFVQLPQIFAWGLPKWNTGMAVSSFVMVCILVSNTVAAIIAINQATIQKGTIEQKQLKDGTWVGGISHIISSVFSTVGVVPLPATAGFIRLTKQKYIRSFLLACMLLVVMSLFPSIIRYLASLPSAVASAVLMASFVQLIGIGLNNIKQVELNERNVTILGVAVLFGSGVMFLPSGALQSLPSVMQYIFGNGLFVGTVVSILLEQIWRIGK
- a CDS encoding DMT family transporter, with amino-acid sequence MTRTYILLFICVVVWGSNFIFGAILVNTFHPVLLTTLRLLFINLFFLAYAIMCKKDLYIEKSEMKSVLLIGIIGVAINQWSFYEGLQTADPTTAALILALTPVMTSILAVFILNEPLTAKLVIGGGIATFGVFFVIGVGQRFVFSEGLIWIFITMLSFSLSIVLIRKLGNRDDMFFITFFSSIFGFLIMLPFLAFTFSHITLKYSIESWSLLIVTAILMHGICTLVWNNQLRKAQASTAAMFLNLEPFVTMVVGYIILQKSVTAIQIIGAVFIVCGVYTATFGYGKKSKGQKELFRKAT
- a CDS encoding amidohydrolase family protein, whose amino-acid sequence is MQNAYWLTNVRLETGYKFNNEVVTGTETALHHLLIQDGKIEKIVLADVPLQTEYETKDAKELLVLPSFVENHFHLDKTKLGGPWEACTPVKNIIERLELEQQELPILAQTTGERAELLLRNILNAGSTHIRTHVNIDPYIGLKNLESVRQTLENMKDAFTYEIVAFPQHGLLRTEAHSLMREAMKMGATLVGGVDPATVDNNIEKSLFDMMEIAVEANADVDLHLHDAGHLGIYTIKKLAQYTEEASWDGRVAVSHAFSLGDVSKEEGADMADLLAERGMSIITTVPINRNMPPVPLLTEKGVPISLGCDSMFDSWGPFGNADIFERVGRLAEKYRWMDEKSLASSLAYITGGKTPLDQEGNQVWPKVGDKADFVFLQATCSAEAIARRAKRPAVMRDGKIVAGSLQHVQGVLI
- a CDS encoding amidohydrolase family protein, whose protein sequence is MSVKSQYWLTNVKLECGYVYEESRITSTETEICSLFIEDGKITNILPGIVSEQDGEVVNANGLLALPAFEEMHIHIDKTYYGGPWKACTPVKSIFTRIHEEQTILPKQLETAKSRAEKMLQLLLENGATNIRTHCNIDPVIGLGNLEATIAALETYKDKLSAKIVAFPQHGLLRSNSVGLVKDAMRMGAHLVGGVDPATVDGNIEKSLNTIMDIAVEFDSDIDIHLHDADQLGTFTMKRLAALTEEAGWQGRVTISHALGLGDVSVEEAGEMAERLAALGIDITSTVPVSRHVIPVPLLNRKGVKVSLGNDSITDHWSPFGTGDMLQKANCLAERFRWIDERSLGKALQFITGGKSILDDQGNRQWPKIGDEANIVFTEASCSAEVVARQTERCAVLYKGNVVAGSLEKTAINNLV
- a CDS encoding glutathione ABC transporter substrate-binding protein, giving the protein MRFKRGLVSCFIAILCLSVFLAGCSSNAKTGNEGSGSKGTKEGGVLTIARLSDADNLDPHFITNIPSASVVYHKVYENLVQRDKNMDFKPMLAKEWKQIDDLNWEFKLQQGVTFQDGAPFNAEAVKKNFERVLDPKVGSNRATVYSMIQEIKVIDEYTVQFILKYPYSPLLSIFASNEGSILSPKAIDEKGKGLAQHPVGTGPYTFKSWKPGEEIRLEKNKNYWGEKAKVDEVVFKVVPEDATRIGMIETSEAHIAENLPVTEVERVKNSPSMELIENEGLGVEYIGFNVEKKPFDNPLVRQAIAHAIETKGILKGVYNNVGTEINSVMTPKVFGYTKDVKGYKYDINTAKKLLADAGYPNGFKTTIWTNDSKVRMALVEVIQSQLKGIGVDVEIKVMEYGAFLAATNKSEHAMFVGGWGNATGDGDYNQYNLFHSSSHGATGNQFFYSNPEVDKLIEEARKEKDETKRKELYKQLQEIELKDALLVPIRGINHIAATTKNIKGFWIDPSGYLRLEGVELQ